A segment of the Actinomyces sp. oral taxon 171 str. F0337 genome:
CGCCAGTAGTCCCGCAGGGCCTCGGCGAAGGGGGTGGAGACGACGGCTCGTCCTCCGGCTCGTTTCAGGTCGCGCCGCAGGGCCCGATACCGCCACCCGTGCACATTGCGGTCCGTCGAGCTGGGACGGTGCTCGGTGATGGCCAGTCCGGCGCCCCAGTGCTCGGCGGCGTAGCGGCCGACGTGGATGCCGGTGAACACCGAGTGAGCGTGCACGACGTCGGGATTCACCCATGCCCCGCCATTGCCGGGCGACTCGGGCAGATTGCGGATGGTCTCCTCATAGAGCCGCACCGCTCGGGCGGCCACCGCGCGAGCCGCCACCCGGTCGCCGGGCAGGGCGCCCTTAGGGATCGTGGGCACCGTGCCGCGCACGACGACGATCCCCTCCTCGACATCCGCCGTCAGCTCGCGGCGCGCCTGCCAGAAGGAGACCGGCTCCAGGGCGATGACGCCCACTCGCATCCTGCCGCGCTGAAGCATGCGCGCCTGGTCGCGGAAGAAGGATCCGTTGTGGGGGCGGTTCCCGTCCGGGTACCACGAGGGAGTGAGGACGATGTGCACGTCACTGCTCCTCATCGTGAGAATCGGTCGCGGGCACGGAGGCGGAGGGCTCGGGCTCACCGGCGGCCTCGTAGTGCCCCTCATTGGCCTCCGATGCCGGGGGGCGCGAGTCGAAGCCGCGGGCTGCGGCGTCGGCCATGAGGATCTGTCCCACGAGGATGACGCACATGATGGCGCCCAGGACGTAGGTGGTCGTCAGCAGCGAGTACGGGCTGAGCCAGAGCCAGGCCAGGGGGACGGCGGCGTAGACCACCGAGAAGATCAGCATCCAGTCCTGGTTCTCGGTGACGACGAAGAGGTTGGACAGGGGCGAGGTGACCAGCAGGATGAACAGCCAGGGGGTCAGGGCCCGGGCGAAGTCACCCGACTCGACCCACTGGCCGCCGAAGAGCAGGGGGAAGAGCCACGGCGAGACGATGAAGAGCAGGGCGAAGGGAATGGTCCCGATCATCAGGACCCTCTTGATGACCTGACGCACCAGCGGGCGCATCTGTCCGGGCTGCAGCGTGGCGAGCTTGTGGAAGAAGACCTGCCCCACGGCGGCGTTGATGAGGGCCAGCGGAACCTCCAGGCAGGTCCAAGCCAGGTTGAACTGCCCCAGGCTGGCCACCGAGTAGGAGCCCACGAGCAGGTTGATGCCGTTGAGCCGCACGGCGTCGACGAAGGCGTTGAGGCCGTTGAGCAGCGGCATTCGCCGGTAGCGGCGGGCGACCTGCCACAGGCTGGGCGCCTCGGGCGGCAGCGGCCGGTGCAACGGCTTGGCCTTGCGCCCCAGATTGACGAAGGCCCAGAGCTGACCGATCGTCTGACCGAGCAGCAGACCTCCGACACTGACCATCCCCGCCGCCCCCAGGACGAGCTGGCCGAGGGACTGCCCGACCTGCTGCTCGACCCGGTTGATCGAGATCGTCCGGTAGTCCGACTGGCGGTTGTACCAGTACTGGAGGAGCTGAACCGTCGACAGCAGCAGCGTGGTCAGGCCCAGCAGCGGCATCCAGGCGGCGACATCGTTCCCCCACTGCCGGGCGATCAGCGGCTTGAGGAGGAGGGCCGCGACGCTCGTGACCACAGAGACCACCACGATGGACACCATTCCCAGCCGGGCGCAGGCCAGGGCCCAGGCGTCCTTCTTGGGCAGCATGATCGTCATGTCGTAGCGCAGCGCCGCGACGGCAGTGATGATCAAGACGATCGAGGTGTAGCGCGTCAGCTGACCGCGGTCCGCATCGGAGAAGATGCGGGTGAGGACCATCGTCATGCCGAAGACGATGGCCTGGGCGGTGGCCGTCCCGCTGACCAGTGTCAGGACGTGGCGCAGGAACGGGGAGGACTCCATGACCGAGCGGACCCGGGCGAAAATCCCCGCCACGGGTCCGCTCGAAGCGACTGACCGGTTCAGAGCTCGACCGTCCGGTTCTCGCTCGCCGAGGTCAGCACCGCCTCGACGACGTTGAGCGTGGCCACGCCCTCGTCCATGGTGACGTGGCGCTGGGCCACGCCGCGCACGGCGTCGCGGAAGCTCTCCTGCTCCAGGGCCAGCGGCTCACGCTTGGGGATCGCGTAGCGGATGACGTCGCCCTCGCTGACCCCCCGGAAGGCGGCGACCTGGTCCCAGGTGGAAGCCACGGTGCCGTTGGCGTGGAAGGTGAGGTCCCCGGTGAGGGTGTCCGCCACGAAGGCGCCCTTCTCCCCGGTGACGATCGTGACGCGCTCCTTGAAGGGCGTGAGCCAGTTGACCTGATGGCTGACGATGATGCCGCCCTCCAGCAGACCGGTGGCCACCATCATGTCCTCGGTCTGACGGCCGGAGCGGTGCGTGACCTGTGCGGACACGGAGGTGTAGTGGGCGCCGGCGACCCAGGCGGTCAGGTCGATGTCGTGGGTGGCCAGGTCCTTGACGACGCCGACGTCGCTGATACGGGCCGGGAAGGGGCCCTGGCGGCGGGTGAGGACCTGGTAGACCTCGCCGAGCTCACCGGCGTCGAGGCGCTCGCGCAGCGCCCGCAGGGCGGGGTTGCAGCGCTCGATGTAGCCGACGGCGCCCACCAGGCCCCGCTCGGCGAAGGCGGCGGCCACGCGGCGGCCCGCGGCGGCGTCGTGGGCGATGGGCTTCTCCACCATGGTGTGCACGCCGGCCTCGGCCAGGGCCAGGGCGACCTCCTCGTGGTAGACGGTGGGGACGGCCACCATGGCGGCGTCCAGTCCGGCGTCGATGAGGGCGTGGACGTCGGGCAGGACCGCCAGCTCACCGGCGACGCCGAAGCGGTCGCCGCCGGGATCGGCGACGGCCACGAGATCCATCCCCTCGGTGGCGCGGATGACCCGGGCGTGGTGACGCCCCATGGAGCCCAGGCCGATGAGACCCACGCGCAGCGGGTTGTCCGTTGTGCCCTTGTCCGGCAGGTGATGGACCGCGGGCAGCCCGGTCGTCGTGGCCTGGCCGTCGAAGGCGACGTTCTCACCCATGTCAGGCACCTGCCTTGACGGTGGCGGCCACGGCCTGGCCGATGCGCTCCAGGTCCGCCTCGCTCAGGGAGGGGTGCACCGGCAGGGAGAGGCACTCGCGGGCGGCCTTCTCGGTTCCGGGCAGCTCGAGGCCCTCGGCATAGTGGGCCAGGGAGGCCAGGCGGTGGTTGGGAATCGGGTAGTAGACGCCGCTACCGACCTGCCACTCCTCGCGCAGGGCGGCCTGGACGGCGTCGCGCTCGGCGCCCGTGGCCCCCTCGAGGCGGATCGTGTACTGGTGGTAGACGTGCGTGTAGCCCTCGGGGACGAAGGGGGTGACGACGCCGTCGACGCCTGCCAGCAGCTCATTGAGGCGCGCGGCGTTGGCCTGGCGGGCAGCGGTCCAGCCGGCCAGCTTGGTCAGCTGGACGCGGCCGACGGCGGCGGCCACGTCCGTCATACGGTTGTTGAGGCCCACCAGCTCGTTGGCGTACTGCTGCTCCATGCCCTGGTTGCGGATGAGGCGGCAGCGGCGGGCCAGCTCGGCGTCGGCCGTGGTGATCATGCCGCCCTCGAGGCTGGTCATGTTCTTGGTGGGGTAGAAGGAGAAGGCGCCCCAGGCCCCGAATGCGCCCACGGGCCTGCCGTCGATGGAGGCGCCGTGCGCCTGGGCGCAGTCCTCGAGGACGGCCAGGCCGTGGCGCTCGGCGATGGCGAGGATCTCAGGCATGTTGGCGGGCAGACCGTAGAGGTGGACCACCTCGATGGCCGCCGTGCGCTCGGTGATGGAGGCCTCGATGCTGGCGGGGTCCAGGGTGAAGGTCACCGGGTCGATGTCGGCGAAGACCGGCACGGCGCCGCTGATGGCCACCGAGTTGCCGGTGGCGGCGAAGGTGAAGGAGGGGACGATGACCTCCGGGGCCCCTCCGGCGCGCTCCTGGAGCTCAGTGGCCAGCGTCGCCACGTGCTGGGCCGAGGTGCCGGAGTTGACGGCCACGCAGTGGGCGCCGTCGACGACCTGGGCGGAGAACTCCTCCTCGAAGGCCTTGACCTGGGGCCCCTGGACGACCATGCCCGAGGCGAGGACGGCGTCGACGGCGTCGCGCTCCTCCTGCCCGATGATCGGCTTGGCTGCTGGGATGAACTCGAGTGACATCAGTGGGTGACCTCTCGGATGGTGGTGGATTCGGAGCTGGACTGCGTGCCGTTCCCAGTACCGGGCTCGGCATCGGACTGCTCGTACAGGGTCCCGGTGACGGGGCAGCGCCAGCGCGGGGCGCCGTCGGGGCCGGGGTCGGCGGGAACAAGGGGCTCGCCGGCGCGCCCGACCCAGCCGATGCGGCGGGCTGGGACCCCGGCGACCAGGGCGTGGGCGGGAACGTCCTTGGTGACCACGGCGCCGGCGGCCACCGTGGCCCAGGCACCGACACGCACCGGGGCGACGCACACGGCGCGGGCACCGATCGATGCGCCCTCGTCGATGGTGACTCCCACGGGATCCCAGTCGGCGGCGGACTTGAGCGAGCCGTCGGGGTTGACGGCCCGGGGGAAGTGGTCGTTGGTCAGCGTGACCGCGGGGCCGATGAAGACCCCATCGGCCAGACGGGCCGGCTCGTAGACGAGGGCGTAGTTCTGCACCTTGCAGCTGTCCCCCATGACGACGCCCTCGCCGATGTAGGCGCCGCGTCCCACGATGCAGTCCCGTCCGAGGACGGCGTGCTCACGGACCTGCGCGAGGTGCCAGATGCTGGTGCCCTCTCCGAGCACGGCGTCCTCGGAGACATCAGCGGACGGGGCGATGCGGGTGGCCACGGCG
Coding sequences within it:
- a CDS encoding DegT/DnrJ/EryC1/StrS family aminotransferase, which translates into the protein MSLEFIPAAKPIIGQEERDAVDAVLASGMVVQGPQVKAFEEEFSAQVVDGAHCVAVNSGTSAQHVATLATELQERAGGAPEVIVPSFTFAATGNSVAISGAVPVFADIDPVTFTLDPASIEASITERTAAIEVVHLYGLPANMPEILAIAERHGLAVLEDCAQAHGASIDGRPVGAFGAWGAFSFYPTKNMTSLEGGMITTADAELARRCRLIRNQGMEQQYANELVGLNNRMTDVAAAVGRVQLTKLAGWTAARQANAARLNELLAGVDGVVTPFVPEGYTHVYHQYTIRLEGATGAERDAVQAALREEWQVGSGVYYPIPNHRLASLAHYAEGLELPGTEKAARECLSLPVHPSLSEADLERIGQAVAATVKAGA
- a CDS encoding lipopolysaccharide biosynthesis protein, whose translation is MAGIFARVRSVMESSPFLRHVLTLVSGTATAQAIVFGMTMVLTRIFSDADRGQLTRYTSIVLIITAVAALRYDMTIMLPKKDAWALACARLGMVSIVVVSVVTSVAALLLKPLIARQWGNDVAAWMPLLGLTTLLLSTVQLLQYWYNRQSDYRTISINRVEQQVGQSLGQLVLGAAGMVSVGGLLLGQTIGQLWAFVNLGRKAKPLHRPLPPEAPSLWQVARRYRRMPLLNGLNAFVDAVRLNGINLLVGSYSVASLGQFNLAWTCLEVPLALINAAVGQVFFHKLATLQPGQMRPLVRQVIKRVLMIGTIPFALLFIVSPWLFPLLFGGQWVESGDFARALTPWLFILLVTSPLSNLFVVTENQDWMLIFSVVYAAVPLAWLWLSPYSLLTTTYVLGAIMCVILVGQILMADAAARGFDSRPPASEANEGHYEAAGEPEPSASVPATDSHDEEQ
- a CDS encoding acyltransferase; the protein is MATRIAPSADVSEDAVLGEGTSIWHLAQVREHAVLGRDCIVGRGAYIGEGVVMGDSCKVQNYALVYEPARLADGVFIGPAVTLTNDHFPRAVNPDGSLKSAADWDPVGVTIDEGASIGARAVCVAPVRVGAWATVAAGAVVTKDVPAHALVAGVPARRIGWVGRAGEPLVPADPGPDGAPRWRCPVTGTLYEQSDAEPGTGNGTQSSSESTTIREVTH
- a CDS encoding Gfo/Idh/MocA family protein, whose protein sequence is MGENVAFDGQATTTGLPAVHHLPDKGTTDNPLRVGLIGLGSMGRHHARVIRATEGMDLVAVADPGGDRFGVAGELAVLPDVHALIDAGLDAAMVAVPTVYHEEVALALAEAGVHTMVEKPIAHDAAAGRRVAAAFAERGLVGAVGYIERCNPALRALRERLDAGELGEVYQVLTRRQGPFPARISDVGVVKDLATHDIDLTAWVAGAHYTSVSAQVTHRSGRQTEDMMVATGLLEGGIIVSHQVNWLTPFKERVTIVTGEKGAFVADTLTGDLTFHANGTVASTWDQVAAFRGVSEGDVIRYAIPKREPLALEQESFRDAVRGVAQRHVTMDEGVATLNVVEAVLTSASENRTVEL